In a genomic window of Epinephelus fuscoguttatus linkage group LG23, E.fuscoguttatus.final_Chr_v1:
- the LOC125883784 gene encoding Fc receptor-like protein 4 isoform X2: MEETCLLQLLCLTSLLSCTTNQASLTVSPSSSQFFSWTSVSLSCEEDDSSAGWTLRRNTSDETKAACHDWGTPAGSSCNIRYIVPLDSGVYWCESREGATSKSITISVTGGSVILQSPVLPVMEGHDVTLHCKTKTSSNLPAAFYKDGSFIRTEPAGHMTIRHVTRSDEGLYKCDITGHGESPPSWLTVTVLYYLVVFCPYFISTFIMVSLYRQQPTGNYLPVSMATAPSNQAEQRLAEDCDDIAAVSTVHHF; this comes from the exons ATGGAGGAAAcctgtctgctgcagctgctct GTCTGACCTCACTGCTGAGCTGCACAACAAACCAAG cCTCTCTGACTGTGAGTCCCAGCAGCTCTCAGTTCTTCAGCTGGACGTCTGTCTCTCTGAGCTGTGAGGAGGACGACAGCTCTGCTGGATGGACTCTGAGGAGGAACACAAGTGATGAAACCAAAGCGGCGTGTCACGACTGGGGAACACCTGCTGGTTCTTCCTGTAACATCAGATACATCGTCCCATTGGACAGTGGAGTTTACTGGTGTGAGTCCAGAGAGGGAGCAACCAGTAAGAGCATCACCATCAGTGTCACTG GTGGATCAGTGATCCTGCAGAGTCCTGTCCTCCCTGTGATGGAGGGACATGATGTCACTCTGCACTGTAAAACAAAGACGTCCTCCAACCTCCCAGCTGCTTTCTATAAAGATGGCTCCTTCATCAGGACTGAGcctgcaggtcacatgaccatCCGCCATGTAACCAGGTCTGATGAAGGCCTCTACAAGTGTGACATCACAGGTCATGGAGAGTCTCCACCcagctggctcactgtcacag TGCTCTATTACCTGGTGGTGTTCTGTCCGTACTTCATCTCCACTTTCATCATGGTGTCTTTATATCGACAACAGCCCACAG GAAATTACCTACCCGTCTCCATGGCAACGGCACCATCCAACCAAGCTGAGCAGAGATTGGCTGAGGACTGTGATGACATAGCGGCGGTCAGCACGGTGCATCACTTCTGA
- the LOC125883784 gene encoding Fc receptor-like A isoform X1: MEETCLLQLLCLTSLLSCTTNQASLTVSPSSSQFFSWTSVSLSCEEDDSSAGWTLRRNTSDETKAACHDWGTPAGSSCNIRYIVPLDSGVYWCESREGATSKSITISVTGGSVILQSPVLPVMEGHDVTLHCKTKTSSNLPAAFYKDGSFIRTEPAGHMTIRHVTRSDEGLYKCDITGHGESPPSWLTVTGRPPTTAPPPTLTPPTSAAPPTSAAPPPDSDHLHLVFRVLYYLVVFCPYFISTFIMVSLYRQQPTGNYLPVSMATAPSNQAEQRLAEDCDDIAAVSTVHHF, translated from the exons ATGGAGGAAAcctgtctgctgcagctgctct GTCTGACCTCACTGCTGAGCTGCACAACAAACCAAG cCTCTCTGACTGTGAGTCCCAGCAGCTCTCAGTTCTTCAGCTGGACGTCTGTCTCTCTGAGCTGTGAGGAGGACGACAGCTCTGCTGGATGGACTCTGAGGAGGAACACAAGTGATGAAACCAAAGCGGCGTGTCACGACTGGGGAACACCTGCTGGTTCTTCCTGTAACATCAGATACATCGTCCCATTGGACAGTGGAGTTTACTGGTGTGAGTCCAGAGAGGGAGCAACCAGTAAGAGCATCACCATCAGTGTCACTG GTGGATCAGTGATCCTGCAGAGTCCTGTCCTCCCTGTGATGGAGGGACATGATGTCACTCTGCACTGTAAAACAAAGACGTCCTCCAACCTCCCAGCTGCTTTCTATAAAGATGGCTCCTTCATCAGGACTGAGcctgcaggtcacatgaccatCCGCCATGTAACCAGGTCTGATGAAGGCCTCTACAAGTGTGACATCACAGGTCATGGAGAGTCTCCACCcagctggctcactgtcacag GTAGACCTCCAACCACAGCTCCACCTCCTACATTGACCCCGCCCACATCTGCAGCCCCGCCCACATCTGCAGCCCCGCCCCCTGATTCAGACCACCTCCATCTTGTGTTCAGAGTGCTCTATTACCTGGTGGTGTTCTGTCCGTACTTCATCTCCACTTTCATCATGGTGTCTTTATATCGACAACAGCCCACAG GAAATTACCTACCCGTCTCCATGGCAACGGCACCATCCAACCAAGCTGAGCAGAGATTGGCTGAGGACTGTGATGACATAGCGGCGGTCAGCACGGTGCATCACTTCTGA